GGCTCATGTCTGCCGTGCGCTCAGCATCACCGAACAAACTACGGGATGAACTGTTGGATCGGGAACTGTTTGATACACTCTGGGAGGTGAAGGTGCTCGTGGAGCGCTGGCGGCAGACCTACAACCGGATTCGGCCCCACAAGCGCCCTGGGCTATCGTCCGCCGGTACCGGAAGCCATCGCGCCACGGTGCGCGTGAGTCACATTGCAAGTGGTACAACTACAGGGGGCAGGTCAGTTAAAACGAGTGGCGACTCACATGAAAGATCAGAAAAGAGCAGCCGCGATTCAGGATTCGATTCGACAAATTCTTTATCACGAGTGGGACTCGATCAGAGTTTCTGGTGCAGCACCAGAATACGAGTATGATAGCTACATCGCTCCAGTTTACCGGGTCCTAGTTGGTAGTCGTTCCGGGCAGGAGCTTATCGAGCTTCTTCTTCACATCGAACGCGACACTATTGGTGTGTCGGGTGGGTCTATGACATCGTTGCAACCAATTGCGCGAAAACTCTTAGAGCTTGATGTCAGTCTCTGACCTGAGAGATCGTGTCCAGCGCTCTTTGCTAGTGGGGCGAGCTAAAACACCAGTGCAACAGTCGGGTTACGCCATACTGAAACACCCAAGCCTACTACTTGATCAGTACTCGTGTTCCCAATTCGCACAAGACAATGCAGAGAGCATCAGAAACTTAAGAAATGCTCTGCCTTTCGTTAATCCCTCTCAGTATCGAGGCATATCCCGGGAACCAGTGCAGCCTTTTCCTTCCGGAGGCACATTTATTCATGAGCGATCTGAACCGAATAAAGAGGCTCAACTCGCTTTTCGAGAGATCATCGGGCCCAGAGGCACCATCCAGAATTGGCGCGAGAGATTCGATGAAGACCTGTTACCTACCCTCGAAATGGCGACAAGGATCTCTGCTCTTCTAGCCACGCCACAGCAATATGAGGTGGTTTATCTTTCGAACGAAACCATTTCTACTGATAATAGTTTGCTTGGGTTCGACATTGGTTATTGGGGAGATGATCACTTCTCGGTGATCACTTCTCATTGGTATGCGATTGTGCGGTGATGCCTCGGTGGCATCCGCCTGATCCCAAGGACTTTCAGGAAGTGGCAGGCCAGCTTCGGTCTCTGAATCAGCACGTCTTGTTCGATAGCCAAGAGCATGCAACGCAGTTCTTGCAATACTACAAGTCCAGACCCTGGGCTGAATCAGAGGACGAGCCTGGGGAGTTTTGCATTATTCGTCTCAGCCTACCTGCTCGCTAAAATCAATAGCTGATTGTGCTCATTTCGTGCTCAACTCCGCCTCACCCCAACTCATTCCGGCCTACTCCAGCCAAAGATCCAATTTTTCGAAAACCTTGGTCTCAGTGGGCCCGAGGGAGTTCCAGTAGACCTGAGCAGAGTCGTGATCGCGCTTTCCTAAACCGCGGGTCTTAGGCTGATCTCAGCGTATAATAATCCTGGGGCCGTCCAAGAAAGAATACAATTATTCCTTCCACGCTCACTCGTTTTCGCCTCTCAGAAGGGACACGCTGATCTGGTTCCCACTGCGCAAAGGCACCGAGCCCAAACATATAAATGCTCCCTCCAAGCTTACTGAACGTCCACCCAAAACGGTGCCCGTGATTGGTTCCACTACGCACATGGAGCGAGTACCGCCCTTGATCTAAAAATGTGATCATTCTTGCATGCGTGCCCCGTGAGCATAGAACGAAGACGGGTGCTGTTGTACTTCCCCTTTATGGTAGGATGCCGCGCATGAACGCGGCCTTTAGCCTGCTCTGGGTGCTGCTTGCGATGATTGGCGCCGTCGCGCTCGCATTTGTGACGGGTCTCGTTCATCCCGACGAAAAAGTGAATGGGCTCTGGATGGTCGTTGCAGCAGCCTGCATCTATGTGCTGGCCTATCGCTTCTATGGTCGCTGGTTGGGCAAGCAAGTTGTCGAGTTAAATAACCAGCGTGTGACTCCGGCGGTGCGCTTGAATGACGGCGTGAATTTCCACCCCACCAATAAAGTTGTTCTCTTCGGCCATCACTTCGCGGCGATCGCCGGTGCGGGGCCATTACTTGGGCCTGTGCTTGCGGCGCAATTCGGATTTTTGCCGGGATTTCTCTGGCTCGTTATCGGCGCGGTGCTTGCTGGGGCGGTACAGGACTTCGTTATCCTCGTCGCATCGATGCGTCGGAACGGGCGCTCGTTGCCGGAGATCGCGCGTGATGAGTTGGGTGTGATCACCGGCACGGCGACGGCGGTGGCGGTGCTTTTTATTGTGGTGGTGGCGCTGGCTGGGCTCGGCTTCGCGGTGGTGAATGCGCTCTATTACAACGCCTGGGGCACCTTCACCATTGCGATGACGATTCCCATCGGTTTCCTCATGGGCTTCTATCTCCAGAAGTTTCGGCCTGGCGCTGTGGCCGAAGTCTCGATGCTCGGGGTCGTGCTGCTGATTGCGGCTGTGCTGTATGGTCGTGTCGTCGCTCAGTCATCTTATGCCTGGTTTTTTGAGTTCGACCGTCCGATATTGGTGTGGCTCCTCGCCGGCTACGGATTCCTCGCCTCGGTACTGCCTGGTTGGATGCTGCTCGTGCCGCGGGGTTATCTCTCGACTTTTATGAAACTCGGCGTGGTGTTTCTGCTCGGCTTTGGTGTGATCCTTATGGCGCCGACGATCGAGATGCCACGGGTGACGACGTTCGCCAGCGGCGGCGGGCCGATTATTCCTGGTACCCTCTTCCCCTTCCTCTTTATTACGATTGCCTGCGGAGCCGTCTCGGGCTTCCATGCGCTGGTGTCCTCCGGTACGACACCGAAGATGATCGAGCAGGAATCACAAGCCACGGTCGGGTATGGAGCAATGCTTTTGGAAAGCTTTGTTGGCGTGATGGCGCTGATCGCGGCGTCGGTCCTGATCCCCGGCGATTATCTGGCGATCAATACGACGCTCTCGACGGATGCACTGATGGCGATAGGCTTTCCAGTCTTGCGGATTCAGGAACTATCGCAACTGGTCGAGGTCGATGTAGCAGGTCGACCTGGCGGAGCGGTGTCGCTTGCAGTCGGCATGGCCTCGATCTTTGCCGCACTGCCCGGCATGTCGGGGCTGATGGCCTACTGGTATCAATTCGCGCTCGTGTTCGAGGCGCTGTTCATCCTCACGACGATCGATACCGGGACGCGCGTGGCGCGGTATCTGATCCAGGAAATGGGGGGACGAGTCTATGCTCCTTTGAAACAGATCAATTGGTGGCCCGGTGTGTTGGCGAGCAGTGGGCTGGTGGTGGGGGCGTGGGGTTATTTGATCAGCACTGGTAGCATCTCGACGATCTGGCCGATGTTCGGCGCGGCGAATCAGCTGCTGGGAACGCTGGCGCTCTGCATCGGGACCACGGTGCTGATTAAGATGTGGAAGTCGCCGTATCTCTGGGTGACCGCAGTGCCGATGGTCTTCGTGGGCTTGATTACACTGACCGGCTGTTATGAAATGTTTGGCATGTTTCTGGCCAAGGCGGCGACGCTGGCGGCGAGCCAATCTCTTCCGCTCTATCTTGACGCAGTGTTGGTCGCAGTGGTGGCGGTTCTCGGATTGATCGTGCTCGGTGACAGTGCGCAACAGTGGTATGGCTATATGATTTTGAAGCGTCCGTTTACGAGCAGCGAAGTGGTAGTGATGGCGGGTGGCGGCTCACCCGGGCGAATGCAGTCAGCGATTACCAATAATCATGAAGAGACGAGTTTCCGCCTGCCGCACTGTGGCGGTTGCTGCTGACGTGTTTATGAGAGAAGTTCCTCTTCCCTTTCTTTCCTCAACTGGGAGAGGCGTGGGTGAACGGGTAGGAGGCGAACATGGCTGATCAATTTTCATTCGACGTGGTTTCGCAAGTGGACATGCAGGAGATGAAGAACGTCGTGGATCAGGCGACGAAAGAGATCAAGCAGCGCTTCGATTTCAAAGACTCCAAGACGGAGATCATGCTCAAAGAGAAGGAGAAGGAATTGGTTGTTGTCTCGGACGATGAGTACAAACTCAATGCAGTGAACGAGATCATCAAAACCAAATGCGTGAAACGGCATGTGTCGCTCAAGGCGCTGACCTACGGCTCGGTCGAAGATGCCTTGGCCGGCACCGTGCGACAAGTGATTAAGATTCAGAGCGGCATCGCTTCGGAGAAAGCGAAGGAGATTTCAAAAACCGTCAGGGATTCCAAGCTTAAAGTCCAGACGCAGATCCAGGGCGAGCAGCTGCGTGTCCAGAGCAAGAGCAAGGATGAGCTGCAAGCGACGATAGCGTTTTTGAAGGGCAAAGACTTCGGCATCGATCTCCAATTTGTGAATTTCAGGTAATGTGAGCCGTCGGTCTCTTTGGGAAATGAAAACGCTCCTGCTTCTCCCGCTTCTGGTTTCTGCATTTCTCGCCGGTTGCAACCGCAGCGATCCCATCGTCGTCATTCAGCTCCATCCGAAGAATCCCGACATCATCTACGTTGCAACCAACGACTACATCTATAAGACGCGCGACGGAGGTCAGATCTGGGCTAATCTGTCGAAAGGGATGAGTCACTCCCGCGTGATCTCGATGGCGGTCGATCCGGCTTATCCCGCCACGGTGTATGCTGGTACGAAGGGCGATGCGGTCTA
Above is a genomic segment from Nitrospiraceae bacterium containing:
- a CDS encoding carbon starvation CstA family protein, producing MNAAFSLLWVLLAMIGAVALAFVTGLVHPDEKVNGLWMVVAAACIYVLAYRFYGRWLGKQVVELNNQRVTPAVRLNDGVNFHPTNKVVLFGHHFAAIAGAGPLLGPVLAAQFGFLPGFLWLVIGAVLAGAVQDFVILVASMRRNGRSLPEIARDELGVITGTATAVAVLFIVVVALAGLGFAVVNALYYNAWGTFTIAMTIPIGFLMGFYLQKFRPGAVAEVSMLGVVLLIAAVLYGRVVAQSSYAWFFEFDRPILVWLLAGYGFLASVLPGWMLLVPRGYLSTFMKLGVVFLLGFGVILMAPTIEMPRVTTFASGGGPIIPGTLFPFLFITIACGAVSGFHALVSSGTTPKMIEQESQATVGYGAMLLESFVGVMALIAASVLIPGDYLAINTTLSTDALMAIGFPVLRIQELSQLVEVDVAGRPGGAVSLAVGMASIFAALPGMSGLMAYWYQFALVFEALFILTTIDTGTRVARYLIQEMGGRVYAPLKQINWWPGVLASSGLVVGAWGYLISTGSISTIWPMFGAANQLLGTLALCIGTTVLIKMWKSPYLWVTAVPMVFVGLITLTGCYEMFGMFLAKAATLAASQSLPLYLDAVLVAVVAVLGLIVLGDSAQQWYGYMILKRPFTSSEVVVMAGGGSPGRMQSAITNNHEETSFRLPHCGGCC
- a CDS encoding YajQ family cyclic di-GMP-binding protein encodes the protein MADQFSFDVVSQVDMQEMKNVVDQATKEIKQRFDFKDSKTEIMLKEKEKELVVVSDDEYKLNAVNEIIKTKCVKRHVSLKALTYGSVEDALAGTVRQVIKIQSGIASEKAKEISKTVRDSKLKVQTQIQGEQLRVQSKSKDELQATIAFLKGKDFGIDLQFVNFR